From one Triticum urartu cultivar G1812 chromosome 3, Tu2.1, whole genome shotgun sequence genomic stretch:
- the LOC125548598 gene encoding B3 domain-containing protein Os01g0723500-like gives MPDAERQSPLASAERRPHFFKVLIGDFKKRLKIPPKFCKHIPWEASRKAKGLKEASMAATLEGPSGRTWQVVIRRTAEGTFFTAGWAKFVQDQALRELEFLVFRHDGGTSFAAMVFDKSACEREDLLLAGDAPRPRRKRGRPRTASRALDESTGMELVPYRAPADRPPQAACSDRMPESDKSNGSAGHPGPMKAEVGAGELPLCLIAAPPSASGQLPPGHLPAGTKDGCAVKTRSIHGDLAAASIPPSVRKYNGYVSRRRPVASAERQRAMELARAFRSSLPYCVIRMSTMHVYYSFMMRFPTGFSRQHLPREKTEMVLRDPGGKAWAALYIPSTRDRLSRGWCAFARGNCLEEGDCCVFELVGAAEFRVHVFRVVEPAVPAVRLRLA, from the exons ATGCCGGACGCGGAGAGGCAATCGCCGTTGGCGTCGGCGGAGAGGCGGCCGCACTTCTTCAAGGTGCTCATCGGCGACTTCAAGAAGCGCCTG AAGATCCCGCCAAAGTTCTGCAAGCACATCCCCTGGGAGGCGTCCAGGAAGGCCAAGGGCCTGAAGGAGGCGTCCATGGCGGCCACGCTGGAGGGCCCCAGCGGCCGGACGTGGCAGGTCGTCATCCGCCGGACCGCCGAGGGCACCTTCTTCACCGCGGGCTGGGCCAAGTTCGTGCAGGACCAGGCGCTGCGGGAGCTGGAGTTCCTCGTCTTCCGCCACGACGGCGGCACCAGCTTCGCCGCCATGGTGTTCGACAAGTCGGCGTGCGAGCGGGAGGACCTGCTGCTCGCCGGCGACGCGCCGCGGCCGCGCAGGAAGCGGGGCCGGCCGAGGACGGCGTCGCGGGCCCTGGATGAATCGACTGGCATGGAGCTGGTCCCGTACCGTGCGCCTGCCGATCGGCCGCCCCAAGCCGCGTGCTCCGATCGGATGCCGGAGTCGGACAAGTCAAATG GATCAGCCGGGCATCCCGGCCCTATGAAGGCCGAGGTGGGCGCCGGCGAGCTCCCGCTGTGCTtgatcgccgccccaccgtcggCGTCGGGGCAGCTCCCGCCGGGCCACTTGCCAGCCGGGACCAAGGACGGGTGCGCGGTGAAAACGCGGAGCATCCACGGCGACCTCGCGGCGGCCAGCATCCCCCCTTCCGTGAGGAAGTACAACGGGTACGTGTCCCGGCGGCGGCCCGTGGCGAGCGCCGAGCGGCAGCGGGCCATGGAGCTCGCGCGCGCGTTCCGGTCGTCGCTCCCCTACTGCGTCATCCGCATGAGCACCATGCACGTCTACTACTCCTTCATGATG AGGTTCCCCACGGGGTTCTCGAGGCAGCACCTGCCCCGGGAGAAGACGGAGATGGTGCTCCGGGACCCGGGCGGCAAGGCGTGGGCGGCGCTCTACATCCCCAGCACGAGGGACCGGCTGTCGCGCGGGTGGTGCGCGTTCGCGCGCGGCAACTGCCTCGAGGAAGGGGACTGCTGCGTCTTCGAGCTCGTCGGCGCCGCCGAGTTCCGCGTCCACGTGTTCCGGGTGGTCGAGCCCGCCGTGCCGGCGGTCAGGCTACGTTTAGCTTGA
- the LOC125544726 gene encoding NADP-dependent malic enzyme-like, translated as MRARFLPLLARQWQHQGSSSSGARRGCCGRHQCGETRRGLATAAARWWHVGRRGFAASAEAGAKGEMESTMKEIRGGGAPCVLDMDDAATVGGGVEDTYGEDRATEEQLVTPWTVSVASGYNLLRDPRYNKGLAFTEKERETHYLRGLLPPTVISQELQERKIMHNIRQYQLPLQRYMAMMDLQEGNERLFYKLLIDNVEELLPIVYTPTVGEACQKYGSIFSRPQGLYISLKEKGKILEVLKNWPERSIQVIVVTDGERILGLGDLGCQGMGIPVGKLSLYTALGGVRPSACLPITLDVGTNNEELLNDEFYIGLRQRRAIGQEYADFLHEFMAAVKQNYGEKVLIQFEDFANHNAFDLLARYGTTHLVFNDDIQGTASVVLAGLVAALKLVGGTLAEHTYLFLGAGEAGTGIAELIALEMSRQTKTPIDECRKKIWLVDSKGLIVSARKESLQHFKKPWAHEHEHVGNLLDAVNAIKPTVLIGTSGKGQTFTQEVVEAISSFNEMPIILALSNPTSQAECTAEQAYTWSKGRAVFATGSPFDPVEYNGKIYVPGQANNAYIFPGFGLGVVMSGAIRVHDDMLLAASEALAQQVTQENFDKGLIYPPFSNIRKISAHIAANVAAKAYELGLASRRPRPKDLVKYAESCMYSPIYRNYR; from the exons ATGCGCGCCCGCTTCCTTCCG CTACTAGCGCGGCAGTGGCAACATCAGGGGAGCAGCTCAAGCGGTGCGAGGAGAGGCTGCTGCGGGCGCCACCAGTGCGGGGAGACGCGGAGGGGGCtagcgacggcggcggcgaggtggtggCACGTCGGTAGGAGGGGGTTCGCGGCATCGGCGGAGGCGGGTGCGAAGGGGGAGATGGAGAGCACCATGAAGGAGATACGGGGAGGCGGGGCGCCGTGCGTGCTGGACATGGACGACGCGGCGACGGTGGGCGGCGGCGtcgaggacacctacggcgaggACCGCGCCACCGAGGAGCAGCTCGTCACGCCGTGGACCGTCTCTGTCGCGAG TGGTTACAATTTGTTGAGGGATCCACGCTACAACAAGGGGCTTGCCTTCACAGAGAAGGAGCGCGAGACACACTACCTTCGTGGCCTTCTGCCACCAACCGTCATATCCCAGGAGCTGCAG GAGAGGAAGATCATGCATAATATTCGCCAGTACCAGCTACCTCTGCAGCGTTACATGGCTATGATGGACCTTCAA GAGGGGAATGAGAGGCTTTTCTACAAGCTCCTCATTGACAATGTTGAGGAGCTGCTTCCTATTGTGTACACTCCAACTGTTGGTGAGGCCTGCCAAAAGTACGGATCTATATTTAGTCGTCCGCAGGGTCTTTACATCAGCTTGAAAGAGAA GGGAAAGATCCTTGAGGTGCTGAAGAACTGGCCTGAGAGGAGCATTCAGGTTATTGTCGTTACTGACGGTGAACGTATTTTGGGGCTTGGAGATCTTGGATGCCAG GGAATGGGGATTCCTGTTGGTAAGCTTTCCCTTTACACTGCTCTAGGAGGGGTTCGTCCATCTGCA TGCTTGCCAATCACATTGGATGTTGGTACAAATAATGAGGAGCTTCTGAATGATGAATTTTACATTGGCTTGAGGCAAAGAAGGGCCATTGGCCAG GAGTATGCTGATTTTCTGCATGAATTTATGGCTGCTGTGAAGCAAAACTATGGGGAGAAAGTTCTCATTCAG TTTGAGGATTTTGCAAACCACAATGCCTTTGATCTCCTTGCAAGATATGGAACAACCCACCTGGTATTCAATGATGACATTCAG GGAACAGCTTCGGTGGTCCTTGCTGGGCTTGTTGCAGCACTGAAATTAGTTGGTGGTACATTAGCAGAGCACACCTACCTGTTCTTGGGAGCTGGAGAG GCTGGGACAGGTATTGCGGAGCTTATAGCTCTTGAGATGTCAAGACAG ACAAAAACACCAATAGACGAATGCCGCAAGAAAATCTGGCTTGTTGATTCAAAG GGCCTGATCGTCAGTGCGCGAAAGGAGTCCCTTCAACACTTCAAGAAACCATGGGCTCATGAGCATGAGCATGTCGGCAACCTCTTAGATGCAGTGAAT GCTATCAAACCAACAGTGTTGATTGGCACATCTGGAAAGGGGCAGACTTTCACACAGGAGGTTGTTGAAGCCATTTCCTCATTTAATGAG ATGCCTATCATTCTTGCCCTGTCCAACCCAACGTCGCAGGCTGAGTGCACTGCTGAACAAGCTTACACATGGAGCAAG GGTCGAGCAGTGTTTGCAACTGGAAGCCCATTTGATCCAGTGGAGTACAATGGCAAGATATATGTTCCTGGCCAG GCAAACAATGCATATATCTTTCCAGGGTTTGGCCTTGGGGTGGTGATGTCTGGGGCAATCCGTGTGCATGATGACATGCTTCTTGCAGCAT CGGAGGCTCTGGCTCAGCAGGTCACACAGGAGAATTTTGACAAGGGGCTCATTTATCCCCCCTTCTCAAATATCAGAAAGATCTCTGCTCACATCGCGGCCAACGTTGCAGCAAAGGCATATGAACTTG GTTTGGCGAGTAGGCGCCCTCGACCGAAGGACCTGGTCAAGTATGCAGAGAGCTGCATGTACAGCCCGATTTACCGCAATTACCGGTGA